In Alicyclobacillus macrosporangiidus CPP55, a single window of DNA contains:
- the mtnP gene encoding S-methyl-5'-thioadenosine phosphorylase, which translates to MRAEYAIIGGTGVYDPALLESPTTEIVDTPYGQAQVTLGTFEGKSVAFMPRHGTGHSIPPHKVNYRANIAALKQLGVTQVLATAAVGSLQMKYEPGSLVLIDGFLDFTKSRPNTFFESGPVVHVDMTDPYCGRLRQAVKQAAERLGIPIHDGGTYVCAEGPRFETPQEIRLYQSWGAAVVGMTSVPEVVLAKEAELCYATVCMVTNYGAGISPTPLTHEEVVEEMAKNVHRIRALFFDTIAHLDGERNCRCPHAVGGQTPLTGRSEGETRP; encoded by the coding sequence GTGCGCGCTGAGTATGCCATCATCGGCGGCACCGGGGTGTACGACCCGGCGCTGCTCGAATCCCCCACCACGGAGATCGTCGACACGCCGTACGGACAGGCCCAGGTGACCCTGGGCACGTTCGAGGGGAAGTCCGTGGCGTTCATGCCCCGCCACGGGACGGGCCACAGCATCCCGCCGCACAAGGTGAACTACCGGGCCAACATCGCCGCTCTCAAGCAGCTGGGGGTGACCCAGGTCTTGGCGACGGCGGCGGTCGGTTCGCTGCAGATGAAGTACGAACCGGGCTCCCTGGTGCTGATCGACGGCTTCCTCGACTTCACAAAGTCACGGCCGAACACGTTTTTCGAATCGGGGCCGGTGGTGCACGTGGACATGACGGACCCGTACTGCGGAAGGCTGCGCCAGGCCGTGAAACAGGCGGCGGAGCGGTTGGGGATCCCGATTCACGACGGGGGGACTTACGTCTGTGCAGAGGGACCGCGCTTCGAGACCCCGCAGGAGATCCGTTTGTACCAGTCGTGGGGGGCGGCCGTGGTCGGCATGACCTCGGTGCCCGAGGTCGTTCTGGCCAAGGAGGCCGAACTGTGCTATGCCACCGTCTGCATGGTGACCAATTATGGAGCGGGCATCAGTCCCACGCCGCTGACCCACGAGGAGGTCGTGGAAGAGATGGCGAAGAACGTGCACCGGATCCGGGCGCTGTTCTTCGACACCATCGCCCATCTGGACGGTGAACGGAACTGCCGGTGTCCGCACGCGGTCGGCGGCCAGACGCCCTTGACGGGGCGGTCGGAAGGGGAGACACGGCCCTGA
- the surE gene encoding 5'/3'-nucleotidase SurE, with product MRILISNDDGVRAPGILALTRRMARLGDVFVVAPDRQRSASSHGITFHRPLYVERVELGAGETEAYAVSGTPVDCVKWAITVLGRDLPFDWMVSGINEGANLAVDVLYSGTVAAAGEAALQRVPAMALSLCGPPWPFDEAAEAALALVEAFMQERDGWPADTFLNVNFPSHGLREAPWRATELGARGYRDAFRKEVDGEGKLCYRYAGEAVEERRGPSTDVIAVKTGAISVTPLRYRFTNQDWLATLETWMARSPWNRGG from the coding sequence ATGCGAATTCTCATCAGCAACGACGACGGTGTGCGGGCGCCAGGCATTCTCGCGTTGACACGCCGGATGGCTCGGTTGGGGGACGTGTTCGTGGTGGCGCCGGATCGCCAGCGGAGTGCGTCGAGCCACGGCATCACTTTCCACCGTCCGCTCTATGTGGAGCGGGTGGAACTCGGGGCCGGCGAAACTGAGGCGTACGCGGTGAGCGGCACACCCGTCGATTGTGTGAAGTGGGCGATCACGGTCCTGGGCAGGGACCTGCCTTTCGATTGGATGGTCTCTGGGATCAACGAAGGCGCCAACTTGGCGGTGGATGTGCTGTACTCCGGCACGGTGGCCGCAGCCGGAGAGGCCGCGTTGCAGCGGGTACCTGCCATGGCCCTCTCCCTGTGCGGCCCGCCTTGGCCGTTCGACGAGGCAGCTGAAGCGGCCCTGGCATTGGTGGAAGCGTTCATGCAGGAGCGAGACGGCTGGCCCGCCGACACCTTTCTGAATGTGAATTTTCCGTCCCACGGTCTAAGGGAAGCGCCCTGGCGGGCCACCGAACTGGGTGCCCGTGGCTACCGGGACGCGTTCCGGAAAGAGGTAGACGGGGAAGGCAAGCTGTGCTACCGGTATGCGGGCGAGGCGGTGGAGGAACGGAGGGGACCGTCCACCGACGTGATCGCCGTGAAAACCGGCGCGATCAGTGTCACGCCACTGCGTTACCGATTTACAAATCAGGATTGGCTTGCTACGCTGGAAACGTGGATG
- the mtnA gene encoding S-methyl-5-thioribose-1-phosphate isomerase gives MSARGRRPDALDGAVGRGDTALKALDWTGTALRLLDQTRLPHESVWITCQRAEDVAQAIEQMRVRGAPAIAIAAAYGVVLAAQEAAEADAAGFQAQVMAAIRRLSATRPTAVNLFQAMQRMQAVLEQAGSLPPADIAARLAVEADAMAAEDIAVNRRIGDLGASLFPRPARVLTHCNTGSLATVAYGTALGVIRSLHRDGKLVHVWVDETRPFLQGARLTAYELLADGIPFTLITDNMAAHFMRQGQVDAVVVGADRIAANGDTANKIGTYGLAVLCRHHGIPFYVAAPSTTFDLTIPSGDHIPIEERSEHEVTHVLGHPLAPSGVRAAHPAFDVTPADLITAIITEEGVVERPDDRRVAAVLRSNESATEGGDRG, from the coding sequence GTGTCCGCACGCGGTCGGCGGCCAGACGCCCTTGACGGGGCGGTCGGAAGGGGAGACACGGCCCTGAAGGCGCTCGATTGGACAGGGACCGCGCTGCGCTTGCTCGATCAGACGCGCTTGCCGCATGAATCCGTTTGGATCACCTGCCAGAGGGCAGAGGATGTGGCGCAGGCCATTGAGCAGATGCGGGTCCGCGGCGCGCCGGCCATTGCCATCGCCGCCGCGTACGGCGTGGTGCTGGCCGCCCAGGAGGCAGCGGAGGCGGATGCCGCTGGGTTTCAGGCACAGGTGATGGCCGCCATCCGCCGGCTGTCCGCCACCCGGCCGACCGCGGTCAACCTGTTTCAGGCGATGCAGCGGATGCAGGCGGTGTTGGAACAGGCGGGATCGCTTCCACCGGCGGACATCGCGGCGCGCCTGGCGGTGGAGGCGGACGCGATGGCGGCGGAGGACATCGCGGTCAACCGGCGCATCGGGGATTTGGGTGCCAGCCTGTTCCCGCGTCCAGCGCGGGTCCTCACCCATTGCAACACCGGATCGCTGGCGACGGTGGCGTACGGGACTGCCCTCGGAGTGATCAGATCTCTGCATCGGGACGGAAAGCTCGTCCATGTCTGGGTCGACGAAACGCGCCCGTTTTTGCAAGGGGCGCGCTTGACCGCGTATGAACTGCTCGCAGACGGGATCCCATTCACGCTCATCACGGACAACATGGCCGCCCACTTCATGCGGCAGGGGCAGGTCGACGCCGTGGTGGTCGGCGCCGACCGCATCGCCGCCAACGGCGACACCGCCAACAAAATCGGCACCTACGGATTGGCCGTGCTGTGCCGCCATCACGGCATTCCGTTTTACGTGGCTGCGCCGTCGACCACGTTCGATCTCACCATCCCGTCTGGAGATCACATCCCGATTGAAGAGCGGTCGGAACACGAGGTCACGCACGTACTCGGACATCCTCTGGCACCGTCCGGCGTGCGGGCGGCGCATCCCGCGTTCGACGTGACCCCGGCGGACCTGATCACCGCCATCATCACCGAGGAGGGCGTGGTGGAGCGGCCGGACGACAGGCGCGTGGCGGCCGTGCTGCGTTCCAATGAAAGTGCGACAGAGGGAGGAGACAGGGGATGA
- a CDS encoding amidohydrolase translates to MSQVLLEVGALVLSADAVIAEPGYILWQDGVILAVGRGVYPGPRDKVEVISRPRAVAIPGLVNTHGHAAMTLLRGIGDDLPLQAWLTERIYPAEAKLTGEAVYWGTLLACWEMIQSGTTCFTDMYFFMHDAARAVEESGLRAVLSWGMVGFDEQSRTQGIRNSRSFHAQWHRAAQGRIQVTLGPHAPYTCPPDYLAVVAELSAELGVPIQIHLSETKREVDECIAEHGCTPIQLVERCGLLDRPVLAAHCVHLTEEDIALLRERDVRVAHNPQSNLKLASGVAPVVELLQAGVTVGIGTDGAASNNNLDLFEELRLAATLHKGVRQDATAVTAGEAFTMATSAGARCVFLPDGHGTLHPGAGADIVLLSLDSAHFLPTYDLLSNVVYAAGAGDVTDVFVAGQPLLRQGEPVTLDVERIRHEVRRLEAVLGPRA, encoded by the coding sequence ATGAGCCAAGTGTTGTTGGAGGTCGGCGCCCTCGTTTTGTCTGCGGACGCGGTGATCGCGGAGCCCGGATACATTCTCTGGCAGGACGGCGTGATCTTGGCGGTAGGCCGCGGTGTCTACCCCGGACCCCGCGACAAGGTAGAGGTGATCTCCCGCCCGCGGGCGGTGGCCATCCCCGGTCTTGTCAATACCCACGGGCATGCGGCGATGACCTTGCTCCGCGGCATCGGGGACGACCTGCCGCTCCAGGCCTGGCTGACGGAGCGGATCTATCCCGCCGAAGCCAAGCTGACGGGTGAGGCGGTCTACTGGGGGACGCTTTTGGCCTGCTGGGAGATGATTCAGTCGGGGACCACCTGCTTCACCGATATGTACTTCTTCATGCACGACGCCGCGCGTGCGGTGGAGGAGAGCGGTCTGCGGGCGGTGCTGTCGTGGGGCATGGTGGGTTTCGACGAGCAGAGCAGGACCCAGGGCATCCGAAACAGCCGTTCGTTCCATGCCCAGTGGCACCGGGCGGCACAGGGGCGGATCCAGGTCACCCTGGGTCCGCACGCGCCGTACACGTGTCCGCCGGACTACTTGGCCGTGGTGGCGGAGCTGTCGGCGGAGCTGGGCGTCCCCATCCAAATCCACCTGTCTGAGACGAAGCGAGAAGTGGACGAGTGCATCGCGGAGCACGGCTGTACGCCGATTCAGTTGGTCGAACGCTGCGGATTGCTGGATCGCCCCGTGTTGGCTGCGCACTGCGTCCATCTGACGGAAGAGGACATCGCCCTCCTGCGCGAACGGGACGTGCGGGTGGCGCACAATCCGCAGTCGAATCTCAAGTTGGCATCCGGTGTCGCGCCCGTCGTCGAGCTGCTGCAGGCTGGCGTCACTGTGGGCATCGGAACGGACGGCGCGGCCAGCAACAACAATCTAGATCTGTTTGAAGAACTGCGCCTGGCGGCCACGTTGCACAAAGGGGTCCGGCAGGACGCCACCGCCGTGACGGCGGGCGAGGCGTTCACGATGGCCACCTCGGCGGGAGCGCGGTGTGTTTTCCTGCCGGACGGACACGGGACGCTGCACCCGGGGGCTGGGGCGGACATCGTCCTGCTGTCGCTCGACAGCGCCCACTTCCTGCCCACCTACGACCTTTTGTCGAACGTCGTGTACGCGGCGGGGGCGGGCGATGTCACGGATGTGTTCGTGGCAGGCCAGCCGCTGCTGCGCCAGGGGGAGCCCGTCACCCTCGATGTCGAGCGGATTCGCCACGAAGTACGCCGCCTCGAGGCGGTCCTGGGTCCGCGGGCTTGA